GGGACCCCGAGCCCGACCGCCGCCTCCTCATCTTAATGCTACAGCCGCACCTGGCCTTCGAGTGGGGCCACAACCACACCTGAAGGCATAGGGCAACTGCAAGCAGTTGCCCTACGCGGCATCACCCCTGATCCAGGGGAAGCGCCCGAAAGCCCCCTGGGAGAGGTCAGCCGCTGAACTCCTGAGGCAAGCAACCCGCATGCTCCGGGGGCAGGATCGCGGCTTTGGTGGCCAAAAGGCGGTGGGCTCATTCCGGGGGAAAAAACCGGAGGCGCCGGTTGCCGTGGGCGCCTCCGGATCCTGAGGGTTCTGGGGAGCGTGGGGCCCGGCTCACTTCCGGGCGGTCTTCTTGGCGGTCGTCTTCTTGGCGGTCTTCTTGGCCGCCGCCTTCTTGGCGGTCTTCTTCGCCGCGGCCTTCTTGGTCGGCTTCTTGGCCGCCGCCTTCTTGACGGTCTTCTTCGCCGTTGCCTTGCGGGCCGGCTTGGCCGGGGCTGGAGCCGGCGCCGGAGCCGCCTCCTCCACAGGCGCCTCGGGGGCCGGCGCGACCGCGCCTTCCTCCATCTGGTAGTAGATCCATTTGCCGATCATCGCTCGCTCCTTTCCTCTCAGGGATAAGAAGTGGGCAACCGGTTTTCACGTTCATTGTATGAGCGGGCGTGAAATTTAGGCAAGACTAAATTCGTCGCGAGAGGCCTGGTTGTGGGGAAACCGGGAGCATGCCGGGCGCATTTGCTATAATGGCGGCGAACCATCGCCGGGTGGATCGGGCCAAGGATTCCCTGAGGGAAAGAGGCGGGATGCCGAAGGCGCCTGGCCTCGCTCCGGCAGGCCCTGAAGGCCCATTCGGAGGACAGGGATGCCCGGTCCGGCCTCATAACGGGGAGGTGATCGTTGCGGATCTGGCAATGGGTTCTGGGGCTTCTGATCAGCGCCCTGGCGCTTTACGGAGCGATCCGGGGCCTGGATCTTCCGACCCTATGGGCCGCCCTACAGGCCGGGAATTACGGCTGGGTGCTACCAGCCCTTCTCGCCCTGACCCTGAGCGTGGCGGCCCGGGCCGCCCGCTGGCGGCTCCTCCTGAATCGCCCTCGGGGGGTGCCCTTCTACCGGCTGTGGAACATCCTCAACGTCGGCTATCTGGTGACCCATCTCCTTCCCTTCCGGATGGGAGAGCTGGCCCGGGTCCTCCTGCTGGCCCGCTATCCCCAGACCCCCCCAGGCCTGGTGGCGATGTCCATTGTGGTGGAGCATGTCCTGGACCTGGTGGCCGTGTTGATGCTAACGGGGCTGGCCCTGGCTCTCCGGCCGGAAGCCCTGGGGATCGGGATCCTGAGCGGGGCCGGGTTGGGCTTGACCGCGGGGGCGCTTCTCATGCTCTGGGTCGGGGCGTTCCGTCCGAACTGGGCATGGAGACTGGCGGAGGGGCTGACCCAACCCTTCCCGGCACGTTTTCGGGAGCGCCTGCGCCAGGAAGCACGGGCCGCCCTCAGCGGCCTGGAGGTCCTGCGAACCCCATGGGCCCTGGCGGAGGCTCTGGGATGGTCCCTCGTGGCATGGGTGGCCGCCGGGTCCCAGCTCTATGCGATCATGGGGGCTTTCCTCACCGATCCAGACTGGCTGCCCGCCCTCTGGACGATGACGGCCCTGACCTTCGGGATGCTCGTCCCCTCCACACCTGGATACATCGGGGTGGTGCAGGGGATCACCGTTTGGGTCCTGGGTCGCTTTGGGATCCCCCAGGCGACCGCCTTCAGCATCTCCGTGGTCTCCCATGCCCTGATCTACTTCTACCTCTCCGCGCTGGGGGCCCTGGGGCTCTGGATGGAGACCGGAAGCCTCCGGCTTCGCTTCCTGCACCGGGAAAACGCGCCCCACTCCCAGTAGGGGGTGGCCT
This portion of the Thermoflexus sp. genome encodes:
- a CDS encoding lysylphosphatidylglycerol synthase transmembrane domain-containing protein — its product is MRIWQWVLGLLISALALYGAIRGLDLPTLWAALQAGNYGWVLPALLALTLSVAARAARWRLLLNRPRGVPFYRLWNILNVGYLVTHLLPFRMGELARVLLLARYPQTPPGLVAMSIVVEHVLDLVAVLMLTGLALALRPEALGIGILSGAGLGLTAGALLMLWVGAFRPNWAWRLAEGLTQPFPARFRERLRQEARAALSGLEVLRTPWALAEALGWSLVAWVAAGSQLYAIMGAFLTDPDWLPALWTMTALTFGMLVPSTPGYIGVVQGITVWVLGRFGIPQATAFSISVVSHALIYFYLSALGALGLWMETGSLRLRFLHRENAPHSQ